One window of the Rhipicephalus microplus isolate Deutch F79 chromosome 2, USDA_Rmic, whole genome shotgun sequence genome contains the following:
- the LOC119169524 gene encoding alpha-tocopherol transfer protein-like has product MAPAASLESIEDVARRELGETPATKQTALNELRQLIISEEPSLHCPLDDAFLVKFLRARKYDTRAAFKNVKKYFKVRTEQPEMFKDLAPSTIPFDAMCRKNRLTTISRHRDPMGRAVALMKVGSWNSEICSMTDVFRVNLVLLEHFLQLEDVQVRGVITIFDFKGLNMYHLAHYTPYVIRTLIDLVQECIPMRLKGIYIINHPPIFNVLFAIIKTFLKAKLLKRTRLFGDNLKELHQLVPNDVIPKESGGTNESYDYDPLERELESEESFYRNLSSYGYRDTPAQTGHKYDGLLTDEISLSKK; this is encoded by the exons ATGGCACCTGCAGCCTCGCTTGAATCCATTGAGGATGTTGCACGCAGAGAATTAGGGGAAACGCCGGCGACAAAACAGACGGCTCTCAACGAACTACGTCAGCTGATCATTTCGG AGGAACCATCGTTACACTGCCCATTGGACGATGCCTTCCTAGTCAAGTTTCTGCGAGCCCGCAAGTACGATACGCGGGCCGCTTTCAAGAACGTCAAGAAGTACTTCAAGGTTCGAACGGAGCAACCGGAAATGTTTAAAGATCTGGCTCCAAGTACAATACCTTTCGATGCAATGTGCCGCAAGAATCGCCTCACTACGATCTCGCGCCACAGAGATCCAATGGGACGGGCGGTTGCGCTGATGAAGGTCG GGTCATGGAATAGCGAGATTTGCAGCATGACTGATGTCTTCAGAGTGAACTTGGTACtcctcgagcattttcttcaactGGAAGATGTCCAAGTTCGGGGCGTAATAACCATATTTGACTTTAAAGGCCTTAACATGTACCATCTCGCTCACTATACACCTTATGTGATAAGAACCCTCATCGATCTTGTGCAG GAATGTATTCCCATGCGTCTGAAAGGGATCTACATCATCAACCATCCTCCGATATTCAACGTTTTATTTGCGATTATTAAAACCTTCCTCAAGGCAAAACTTCTAAAGCGG ACACGACTATTTGGCGACAACCTAAAGGAACTGCACCAGCTTGTACCGAATGACGTCATTCCGAAGGAAAGTGGAGGGACCAACGAAAGTTACGACTACGACCCGTTGGAGAGAGAGTTGGAGAGTGAAGAGAGCTTCTACCGAAATCTCAGCTCGTACGGCTATCGAGATACGCCGGCACAGACTGGACATAAATATGACGGCTTGCTCACTGACGAGATTTCCTTAAGTAAAAAATAG